GGatgcgaggctcaatctcacaacccagagatcctgagctgaaatcaagagttggacgcttaactgagccatccagacaccttGAGAATTGATAAGAATCTTATGTTCATTCCTaattgtttaaagaaaattaaaattccaagAACCATAGTCAGTATTTTACCCCATTTTCTTCAAGAGCCAAGTTCTTTAAACACATCAAATTCCAGCTGAATAGAAAAGCAACATCTTGTGTTGATAGCTGTCCTCTGTGGAAAACAAAGAACTAGAATCAATTTAACTATTGCTCTTTAGGAATCGTATCCTTGGGGAAGCCTTCCAGGATCCTTCTAGTTTGAGATAGTCCCCCCTACAGCACCTCATGCTGACTTCTGCTGGACTGGACACACTGTTTGGTAATCGTCTGTGAGTTTGTCTGTCTCTTCCACTGGTCTGACAGACCTGTAAGAACAGGAGTTGTGTCTTCATCTTTGCAGTCATCTGCCTAGTAGATATTTTGTCCATAAcatgcatttaataaatgtttatccaaataaaataaaggtgtGTTGAAACTAGTTTGGAAATTCCTGGAAAGATAatgctttatttccttattctaaCCACATCTAACTTTTACTGTTTCTATTGAATATTTACTTTATGCAGGCATAGCATTTGTCATCTATTTACCTAGCATATTTGTATATAGTAGATATTTAATGTGTTGTTAATTGAATTACACTGGAATAGGTTCTTCAGATGTATTAAGGAATTGGAAATAGTCTAGATAGTTGAGGCTAGGCTATGTTGTAGTAACAAACAAGCCTGTAAATGTTAGTGACTTAACacacaaaggtttatttctcagtCATGCAAAATGCACCACAGATCTGGAAATTCTGCAGACCAGTTCCTTTTCAAATGCTGACTCCAAGGTCGGGGCCTGTAACGCCTTGTAACTCTGCCATCTAAAACAGGAGGCTTCCAGGTCCCCATCACAGGAAAAGAGAGCCACGCACTGGTTCCCAAATACTTTGGTCTGGAACTGACACACCTTACTTCTGCTCACAGCCTTTTGGCCACAATTGAGTGACCTGCAAGAGGACAGAGAAATGCAGCAGAGAACAGCAGGAAATGCCTCTTCCATAGAGAGAGCGCAAAGGTGAATCCAGGGATCAATATCTACATTAAATTTTCAGTCTGATGTGTtcatttaaggggcacctgggtggctcagcggttgagcatctgcctttggcccaggccctGATTCCCCAGGGggccgcgatcgagtcccacgtcgggctccctgcatggagcctgcttctccctctgcctgtgtctctgcctctctctctctctgtgtctctcatgaataagtaaatacaatctaaaaaaaaaaaaaaaagacaaatcaggaaatttgttaattattatttgaaCAGGTAACacattatttcaaaagaattcatgacctcaagatcaggGAGTTAGTTCATCCCCTCCCCTTTCTGTTTTACAGGAAGGGACACAGGGTGCAGTGGAATCAGGCGCTTGCAGGGGTCGGAGAGAGCGCGGGTCCTGAGGGGGCGGGCAGGGCGTGCAGCACCGCTGGGGACACAGAGACTGAGCGTCAGGGGCGGGTCAGCGAAGGGCACGTTCGGCCACGAGGCACACGCGGCCCCAGCAGGCGTCCCGGAGGAAACCGAATCTCGCGGGATCTCAGGAGTTCCCGTGGGACGAGAAAAACCTGGCTGCGCAGCGGAGTGGAAGGCGTTCCTCTCAGACTTGTCCCAAAGGCCTGTGGCTCAGGCCACTTCGCACGCAAACCCCAGTCCTCGTGGCCGCCTCGCTCCCTCACTCAGAGTCACGGTGCTGCGGTGCTTCTCCCCAGAGGCCGGGAAAGGTGAGTGGGAAAGGCGGCGGCCCACAGGCTGAGGGGGCAGCGACGCCggaggcaggagctggggagcGAACTGCGCATGCGCGGGCCGCAAATCTCTAGCCCCACGGGGTCTGGAAAGATGGCTGCTGTGCCGGCGGAGGGCGCGCAGCCCTGTGCtcccccggggcgcgggggccatCTTAGACTGCGGCAGCCCCAAAGCACCGCTCCACTGTGTCCTTCGTGTCACTTTTCCTCCAGGCAGCTGCGGGGGCGTCTAAAGTTCATCTCAGGAGACCATTGCTGCCTGTTCCTTGCACCTTTCCCCTGAACGTCGTGTGTCTCGGAGCCTTATCTCTGACGGAGCTCGTCTGTCAGCACCCGGTGATGGGGAAGATGGCGTCTTCACCCACTCCCCTTCATCGCCCCCGACTGAACAACGGAACTGTCGGTGAGAGGCGTTCCTCTGCCGTAGAAAAACAGGtatgtccttccagctggtcttctggggggaggggcccggtgtgctgattctcaggtgtgtgcactgttggcgggaatgtgagCAGGTGCAGCCACACTGGggaactgtgtggaggctcctcgaagaggtaaaaatagatctgccctgcgacccagcaatgcactgctggggatttaccccaaagatacagattcagtgaaacgccgggacacctgcaccccagtgtttaccgcagcaatgtccacaatagccaaactgtggaaggagcctcggtgtccatcgaaagatgagtgggtAAAgcagctgtggtctgtgtatacaatggaatattactcaccattagaaatgacaaatacccaccatttgcttcaacgtgcataataccctccttcaactggagggtattatgctgagtgaagtaagtcaatcggagaaggacaaacattatatggtctcattcatttggggaatataaaaaatagtgaaagggaataaagggggaaggagagaaaatgagtgggaaatatcagaaagggagacagaacatgacagactcctaactctgggaaaggaacaaggagtagtggaaggggaggggggtggggggttggagtgactgggtgatgggcaccaaggGGGCAcatgatggggtgagcactgggttatatgctgtatgttggcaaattgaactccaataaaaaaaatacatacaaacaaaACAGGTATGAGTTACTCATTTTGTAAGGGGATACTTGGAAAGTCATGAGTatgcaatgtacagcatggtgattatagtcaATAATACCGTATGGCATATTTGAAAGTACCTAGGAGAGTGGGTCTTGAACGTTttcatcataaggaaaaaaatttgtgactatgtgtggtgatggatgttaactggacTTGCTGTAGTGATCATTTAGCAGTCTCTACAAGTATCGAATCATTGCATTGtgcacctgaaagtaatataacgtTCCGTCAGTTATTCCTCATTAAAAAGGGTATTATATAATTGATAGAATCCAATTGTCTAATTGTCAGTTAATTGCTTAATACTCCTTTAATTGATAGTATCTAaagtaatagttttaaaaaatgactaagcCAATGAAAGAGACAAATATCAGAATTTTACAGCccaaaagtttttctttaatgataataTCAAGAAATCGGTAGCTGTTACTCCTACTAGTTCTGAGCCCCCTGATGAAGTCTCTGTCCAAGCAGAGATGTGTGACCTCTCTTCTGATTTCAAAGTCCAGGGACACTTAGGCGAATAGGGGCTTGCTCATCCATGGACAACTGTGGTCAGTATAACGTGGTCATTGCTTTTCATCTCAAGAAAGGTGACCTGCCTTCCTTTTTTGTACTTGAGAAAATTGCCTGGTGAAAACATCTAATAGCAGCTTTAACTTTCTCATTAAAGTGCTGAGAAGTGAGCTTCCTCAACTCTTGAGTAGAGATATTAAAATTGAAAGCACACAAAAAGCTCTTATGATAGAGTGTAAGATATGAAGACTAAAGTAATTCCTAAGCTCTTTTTAGTTGTATCTTATATCAATTGTCAGATAGACCTGGAGTAGCCTAAGCTTTCATATACCATGCTTTTATACAGACAGGTTCCTAAATCTATATGTGTTCAGTTAAAGGAAACATTGTAGCATAGCAAATGGCCAAGAAAGTACCCTCtgcttgtttcttttgtgttgtCAGGGTTCCTAAGACATCATGGGAAAGGGCAGGTGTTCATCCAGATATTGAATTTCCAGGAACATAGGGCTGAACTACATTTCTCAGGTCCCAGAATCTCAGTGGGGTCATGGCAGTGAAATGGGAGCAGTGATGGCAGGGGAGAAAGGGTGTGCCTTTTCCATTGCTCTTTCTCCCCTTTGTACTGCAGTCAGTGAAGGAGGTGGCAGATGAAGCAGTCTGAGTTCTTGAGTCACCTTGtggaggagctgcaggcagagagtCTCCAGCTCCCTGTCAGACTCCGATGttaatgagaaataaacttcgGATGTGTTAAGATTGAGATTT
This DNA window, taken from Canis lupus familiaris isolate Mischka breed German Shepherd chromosome 22, alternate assembly UU_Cfam_GSD_1.0, whole genome shotgun sequence, encodes the following:
- the LOC106557584 gene encoding uncharacterized protein LOC106557584 isoform X2 — encoded protein: MASLQIVIHMVSCHPPPIENVGRKEKRSLFSLRMSSRTLKKRDVLPKVIKGAGQRRARSATRHTRPQQASRRKPNLAGSQEFPWDEKNLAAQRSGRRSSQTCPKGLWLRPLRTQTPVLVAASLPHSESRCCGASPQRPGKAAAGASKVHLRRPLLPVPCTFPLNVVCLGALSLTELVCQHPVMGKMASSPTPLHRPRLNNGTVGSPFPLASWEDDDPQDEFTSSMVKIGRIYVNLSFCGLMEGLTTPSVFLFSIIREKEIEVKLEDLVQFSKLKEEPRM